A single genomic interval of Musa acuminata AAA Group cultivar baxijiao chromosome BXJ3-4, Cavendish_Baxijiao_AAA, whole genome shotgun sequence harbors:
- the LOC135635401 gene encoding uncharacterized protein LOC135635401, which translates to MADSDPPRLDRRHLLLHHHHRTAGHVLRHSLSSLLSSGVLPCLLLASLLLFAFHSTLLVATLRLSALVDRDPALLSLLRRLSSSPSAAPAPAPPARPRSAPFLRLTRAGDFFSESDPPASLRFSLNASRLLFLDPAVGLLPRPPKSSKSSVPLFPSSLSPFLFSFPDADDRGGGGRDRAVSQQDLGRGFDIDRRDATAMLYVLVLLSSTHSLAILGFVIAYTSALGIVFFSIAAFHVQRPATVVETIFSGARAGIRRLTGFVFLRWAARDMLIQFLSFWFFANVEDQAELFKLFVKVKLMPFTLSPFNPWSGLQDEALSGFFFVWALVDTVGSVVVVLMPWVVIMDNNLRRGVLDEVKEGFYFITLMPAQAIWIKFLEMMICGNLGTSAAMMVGGRLFAGLFHAVAEVYFMAVWLIFYFAARGKDGEMTGRRFGPRDLQRCIDEIS; encoded by the coding sequence ATGGCGGACTCCGACCCTCCGCGACTCGACCGTCgtcacctcctcctccaccaccaccaccgcaccGCCGGTCACGTCCTCCGTCACTCgctctcctccctcctctcctccgGCGTCCTCCCCTGCCTCCTACTcgcctccctcctcctcttcgcCTTCCACTCCACCCTCCTCGTCGCGACCCTCCGCCTCTCCGCCCTCGTCGATCGCGACCCcgccctcctctccctcctccgccgcctctcctcctctccctcgGCTGCCCCCGCCCCCGCGCCTCCCGCCCGCCCGCGCTCCGCTCCCTTCCTCCGCCTCACCCGCGCCGGTGACTTCTTCTCGGAGTCCGACCCCCCCGCATCACTTCGCTTCTCCCTCAACGCCTCTCGCCTCCTTTTCCTCGATCCCGCCGTAGGCTTGCTCCCGCGACCCCCCAAGTCCTCCAAGAGTAGTGTACCCTTGTTCCCTTCCTCCCTTTCCCCTTTCCTTTTCTCGTTCCCCGACGCCGACGACCGCGGCGGCGGCGGTCGAGATCGGGCCGTCAGTCAGCAGGATTTGGGCCGGGGTTTCGACATCGACCGTCGAGATGCCACTGCGATGCTCTACGTACTCGTCCTCCTCTCCTCCACCCACTCCCTCGCAATCCTGGGGTTTGTCATCGCGTATACCTCTGCTCTCGGCATTGTCTTCTTCTCGATTGCTGCCTTCCACGTCCAGAGGCCCGCCACCGTCGTCGAGACCATCTTTTCTGGCGCTCGGGCGGGAATCCGACGTCTCACGGGGTTCGTGTTCTTGCGGTGGGCGGCGAGGGACATGCTGATCCAGTTCCTCAGCTTCTGGTTCTTCGCCAATGTCGAGGATCAGGCCGAGCTGTTCAAGCTCTTCGTCAAGGTCAAGCTTATGCCTTTTACATTGTCGCCATTCAACCCATGGTCTGGGCTGCAAGACGAGGCGCTCTCGGGGTTTTTCTTCGTGTGGGCTCTCGTGGACACAGTGGGGTCGGTGGTGGTTGTCCTCATGCCCTGGGTGGTGATAATGGACAACAATTTGAGGCGGGGTGTGCTGGATGAGGTGAAAGAGGGGTTTTATTTCATAACTCTGATGCCGGCACAGGCAATCTGGATCAAGTTCTTGGAGATGATGATCTGTGGGAACCTGGGGACGTCGGCAGCCATGATGGTTGGTGGGAGATTGTTTGCCGGTCTGTTCCATGCGGTGGCGGAGGTATACTTCATGGCAGTTTGGTTGATTTTCTACTTTGCAGCAAGGGGCAAGGATGGAGAAATGACGGGGCGGAGGTTTGGgccaagagacttgcagcgttgcATCGATGAGATCAGTTGA
- the LOC135635830 gene encoding uncharacterized protein LOC135635830 yields the protein MGSLFENVQKKRFFPTMPYKDELPTFQVQQQQQDTHLIGLRKRISSFSVKIQPLSSVSTEWAIRRCKSMPSIGEFAGGPLRRWWGSWWGWILSRKPVFAQDIEMNEEETAMLGWHSKGSWRHIFHRVRSEIRKLMRSNSLPTTQGFRYDSVGYAQNFDDGKPEELS from the coding sequence ATGGGCTCCTTGTTCGAGAATGTCCAGAAGAAAAGGTTCTTCCCCACCATGCCTTACAAGGACGAGCTCCCCAccttccaagtgcagcagcagcagcaggacacCCACCTCATAGGCCTGAGGAAGCGGATCTCGTCTTTCTCCGTCAAGATCCAGCCCTTGTCCTCGGTCTCCACCGAATGGGCCATCAGGCGGTGCAAGTCCATGCCGTCCATCGGGGAGTTCGCCGGCGGGCCTCTGAGGAGGTGGTGGGGCTCGTGGTGGGGGTGGATCCTGTCGAGGAAGCCGGTGTTCGCTCAGGACATCGAGATGAACGAGGAGGAGACGGCCATGCTCGGGTGGCACAGCAAGGGGAGCTGGCGGCACATCTTCCACAGGGTGCGTTCGGAGATCAGGAAGCTCATGCGATCCAACTCCCTCCCTACCACACAGGGATTTAGGTATGACTCGGTCGGCTACGCACAAAACTTCGATGATGGGAAGCCAGAAGAGCTATCATGA
- the LOC135635025 gene encoding adenosine kinase 2-like: MAYEGVLLGMGNPLLDISAVVDEEFLNKYDLKPNNAILAEEKHLSLYDELAAKYNVEYIAGGATQNTIRVAQWMLQIPGATSYMGCIGKDKFGEETKKNAAVAGVNAHYYEDETALTGTCAVCVVGGERSLVANLSAANCYKIDHLKRPENWQLVEKAKYIYIAGFFLTVSPDSIQLVAEHAAAKNKVFMMNLSAPFICEFFRDAQDKALHYVDFVFGTETEARTFARVHGWETENVEEIAVKISALPRASKTHNRITVITQGCDPVVVAADGKVRLFPVILLPKEKLVDTNGTGDAFVGGFLSQLVQEKSIDDCVKAGCYAANVIIQRSGCTYPEKPDFR, encoded by the exons ATGGCCTACGAAGGTGTTCTCTTGGGGATGGGGAATCCCCTCCTCGACATATCCGCCGTTGTCGATGAGGAATTCCTCAACAA ATATGATCTCAAGCCAAACAATGCAATTCTTGCGGAGGAAAAGCATTTGTCATT GTATGATGAATTAGCTGCAAAATACAATGTCGAATACATTGCTGGAG GGGCCACACAGAATACAATAAGGGTTGCGCAG TGGATGCTTCAAATTCCCGGTGCAACTAGCTATATGGGTTGCATTGGAAAGGATAAATTTGGAGAGGAAACGAAGAAGAATGCCGCCGTTGCAGGCGTTAAT GCTCATTATTATGAGGATGAAACAGCCCTGACTGGTACATGTGCTGTATGTGTTGTTGGTGGTGAAAG GTCCCTAGTTGCTAACTTATCTGCAGCAAACTGCTATAAAATTGATCATCTGAAGAGACCAGAAAACTGGCAATTAG TTGAAAAGGCAAAGTACATTTACATAGCTGGCTTTTTCCTAACGGTGTCTCCTGATTCCATCCAACTTGTAGCTGAGCATGCTGCTGCAAAGAATAAG GTCTTTATGATGAACCTCTCTGCTCCTTTTATCTGTGAATTCTTCCGAGATGCCCAGGACAAAGCTCTACA TTATGTGGATTTTGTCTTTGGTACTGAAACTGAAGCGAGGACCTTTGCAAGAGTCCATGGATGGGAG ACAGAAAATGTTGAGGAGATTGCAGTAAAGATCTCAGCTCTGCCCAGGGCATCAAAGACACATAACAGAATTACTGTCATCACACAGGGTTGTGAtccagttgttgttgctgctgatgGAAAG GTGAGATTGTTCCCTGTTATCTTGTTACCAAAAGAGAAGCTTGTCGATACCAATGGCACAG GTGATGCATTTGTTGGAGGATTTCTGTCTCAACTGGTCCAAGAGAAGAGCATAGATGACTGTGTAAAAGCTGGGTGTTATGCGGCAAATGTTATAATCCAAAGGTCAGGCTGCACCTACCCAGAGAAGCCGGATTTCCGGTAA